Part of the Caulifigura coniformis genome, TGGCTGAGGGTCCGGCTGGTGTTCCGTCGGAAGTGGATTTTCCTCGGAAACGTCCGGCCTTGCCTCATGGGACTTCGCGTTGAACCTCCGATTGCTCATTCTGTGATCTCTCCTGGTCAGTCGGGAGGGATCTCCCGCGAACGCGCTGGCCGGTGTGCCGATTCCGATCCGACCATCCCGGTGCTGTCCACCGGAACGATCGGGGAGGGGAATTATCGCGGGATCGTGGTCGAACGCCAGTTCGGTTTCTCAATCACGGTTTGAGGATTCGCCAGACTCAAGACGATCCCTCCTGCCTGTGAACTCCCTCTTCCCGGCGGCTGTCCACTGGTTTACCGTTCCATTCGCCTGGCCGCGCGGGAATTGTCTCGATGCGGGGCAGGCAGCGGAGTCTCCATGCGGCTTTCACTCGGTCGGGTCATCGGGATTCTTGGGGCGATCGCATTGCTCGGTGGCGTCGTCTACGGCTTTATGCCGCGCCCGATCGACGTCGACTTCGGCGATGTCGCCTTTGGACCGCTTCTGGTGTCCGTGAGTGAAGACGGGAAGACCCGGATCAAGGAAAAATACATCGTCTCCATGCCATTCCCCGGCCGCATCGACCGCGTCCTGCTCGACCCGGGCGACGAAGTCACAGCCGGCGAGTCGACTCTGATCACAATCCAGCCCAGCGAGCCGGACCCCCTGAACGAACGGCTGGAGTTGGAAGCGGAGGCCCGATTGCAGGCCTCCGAGGCGGCGCTGAAACGGGCGAAAGCCACCGCCGAGAAGGCCGCGGCCGAGAAGGAATGGGCCGACACGAACTTCGAGCGGATCCGCAAGCTGCATGATCAGAACGCGGCCACGATCGAACGCCGGGTCGACGCCGAACTGCTGCAGAGAAGCCGGGCCAAGGATGCCGAGGCGGCGCAGTTCGCGGTCGAGATTGCGGAATTCGAGGTCGCGATGGCGCAGGCCGCGCTGGTACGAGCCAAGCCACGGCAGGGGAGGTCCACCGAAGACTGGATGTACCAGGTGGCGTCGCCCGTTTCGGGAAAGGTTCTGCGGGTCTTCCAGGAAAGTGCCGCCACGCTGGCCACCGGGACGCCGGTCATCGAGATCGGCGATCCGGCCGACCTGGAAATGGAGATCGACGTTCTTTCGCAGGATGCCGTGCAGATTCGGCCGGGCGCGAAGGTCTACGTGGAGCACTGGGGCGGCGACAAAGTGCTCATCGGCACGGTTCGCCTGGTCGAGCCCGGCGGATTCACAAAGATCTCGGCGCTCGGGGTTGAGGAACAGCGGGTGAACGTGATTGCCGACTTCAGCGTTCCCGTGTCGGAACGGGTGACGCTGGGAGACGCGTACCGGGTCGATGCGCGGATCGCCCTGTGGGAATCGGACCGCGTGCTGCAGGTCCCGTCGAGCGCACTCTTCCGGTTCGGTGAGGAGTGGTGCGTCTTCGTGGTCGACAAGAGTGCACGGGCCCGCCGGCAGGTTGTCCAGATCGGCCATCGGAATGCCCAGGGGGCTGAGATCCT contains:
- a CDS encoding efflux RND transporter periplasmic adaptor subunit, which encodes MRLSLGRVIGILGAIALLGGVVYGFMPRPIDVDFGDVAFGPLLVSVSEDGKTRIKEKYIVSMPFPGRIDRVLLDPGDEVTAGESTLITIQPSEPDPLNERLELEAEARLQASEAALKRAKATAEKAAAEKEWADTNFERIRKLHDQNAATIERRVDAELLQRSRAKDAEAAQFAVEIAEFEVAMAQAALVRAKPRQGRSTEDWMYQVASPVSGKVLRVFQESAATLATGTPVIEIGDPADLEMEIDVLSQDAVQIRPGAKVYVEHWGGDKVLIGTVRLVEPGGFTKISALGVEEQRVNVIADFSVPVSERVTLGDAYRVDARIALWESDRVLQVPSSALFRFGEEWCVFVVDKSARARRQVVQIGHRNAQGAEILGGLSEGNRVILHPGDNLKDGVLVSERPRP